Genomic segment of Deltaproteobacteria bacterium:
CGGGGCCGGGCGGCGGGCGCTCCGGTTTACTCCTTCAGGAACTCGATCGACTTGCGGTCATAGACCTCGCCGGCGTCCCACATGAGCATGTGGCAGGCCTTGTCGATGATCTCGAGCCGCAGGTCGGGCATCAGTTCCTTGAGTTTGGCGCACTTCTCGGCCGCCTGGTTGCGGTCCTGCTTGCCGTAGAGCAGCAGCATGGGCGGCTTTACTTCCATCAGCCGTTCCCACAGGCGCGGGCCTTCCCGCTTGGGCTCCACCACCCGCTGCCGTTCCAGGAACGTTTCAAGGTTCCGGCCCACGCTCATGCCGTGGCGCTGCTCCAGCACCTCGGGGGTGATGAGGTCCTTGTGATAGAGGTTCGATTCCAGGAGCTTCCTGGAATCCTCCAGCGTCGGCGGCGCGTCCGTAGACTCGGCGCTGCCGTGGGCCGGCGGCGCGAAGCCCGGCAGCCCCTGCAGCAGGCTGCCGCTGCAGATCACCAGCACCTTGGCCACCCGGTCCGGGTGGTCCAGCGCGGTCTCGACCACGATGCCGCCGGCCTGAGAGTGCCCGACCAGCGCGGCCTCGTCGGCATCGATAGCGCTCATGAATTGCGGCAGGAACCGGGTCCGCCAAGCCAGGGTGTAGTCTTCCGGCGCGTCGGACAAGCCGAAGCCCGGCTGGTCGTAGGCCACCGCGCGGAACCCGGCGTCCGCCAACGGACCCATGTGGCGTTCGAACACGTCCGCGGACG
This window contains:
- a CDS encoding alpha/beta hydrolase — protein: MEREVTVDGLKIRYLEEGSGTPVIMLHGASLGSSADVFERHMGPLADAGFRAVAYDQPGFGLSDAPEDYTLAWRTRFLPQFMSAIDADEAALVGHSQAGGIVVETALDHPDRVAKVLVICSGSLLQGLPGFAPPAHGSAESTDAPPTLEDSRKLLESNLYHKDLITPEVLEQRHGMSVGRNLETFLERQRVVEPKREGPRLWERLMEVKPPMLLLYGKQDRNQAAEKCAKLKELMPDLRLEIIDKACHMLMWDAGEVYDRKSIEFLKE